From a single Lewinella sp. LCG006 genomic region:
- a CDS encoding DUF3109 family protein encodes MIIIQDKIVSDELVEEQFLCNLEACKGACCWEGDAGAPLEEEELAILEDIYPKVSPYLSPAGRAAIAQQGLYLVDEEDGEYRTPLIDNAPCAYMTLDHSGKAQCGIEQAWQAGDIAFRKPISCHLYPIRITKNLSTNFEALNYDRWDICTAACAKGKAAQLPVYRFAKDALIRKYGNDFYDELDQYANHYFTENE; translated from the coding sequence ATGATCATTATTCAAGATAAAATCGTCAGTGACGAACTAGTAGAAGAGCAATTTCTCTGTAATCTGGAAGCATGTAAAGGTGCTTGCTGCTGGGAGGGTGATGCTGGTGCTCCGCTCGAAGAAGAGGAACTGGCCATACTGGAAGACATCTACCCTAAGGTAAGCCCTTACCTCAGTCCTGCCGGGCGAGCAGCAATTGCCCAGCAGGGGCTCTACCTGGTTGATGAAGAAGATGGTGAATATCGTACGCCACTCATCGACAACGCCCCCTGTGCTTACATGACCCTCGACCATTCAGGGAAAGCACAATGTGGTATCGAACAAGCCTGGCAGGCTGGTGACATTGCGTTTCGTAAACCCATCTCCTGCCACCTCTACCCCATTCGGATCACAAAAAATCTGTCGACCAACTTCGAAGCACTCAACTACGACCGCTGGGATATCTGTACCGCTGCTTGCGCCAAGGGGAAAGCGGCTCAACTTCCGGTCTATCGTTTTGCAAAAGATGCACTCATTCGCAAGTACGGCAACGACTTTTATGATGAGCTCGACCAGTATGCCAATCACTATTTTACCGAAAACGAATAA
- a CDS encoding citrate (Si)-synthase, producing MDPLKQRFYEKASALATEMKALLKEHGNTKIDEVTLSQAFGGARGIKMMIWETSQLDANEGIRFRGYSIPQLKELLPTGPDNEPKPEGLFWLMLVGEIPTAEQVDWLTDQLRERAHVPAHTFTMLDSLPVDTHPMTQFILAITAMQTDSVFARRYGEGISKADYWDPVYEDTLNMIARLPRVAAYIYRRSFHDSKHIEPDPQLDWAANYAHMLGIPDKGFQSLMRLYLTIHADHEGGNASAHTAHLVGSTLSDPYLSFAGGMTSLAGPLHGLANQEVIKWIFEMLEELGTRTPTKEQIADYVNKTLAEGKVIPGYGHAVLRQPDPRFMAQKRYAEENLADSDIVQVVWKVFDVVPGILGELGKVKNPWPNVDAHSGAILVHYGLTEYSYYTVLFGVSRALGVLAAGCWSRALGMPLERPKSLTTDWVKAFLKKQNA from the coding sequence ATGGATCCTCTCAAACAGAGATTTTACGAGAAGGCCTCAGCCCTGGCCACCGAAATGAAAGCATTGCTCAAAGAGCACGGCAATACCAAAATTGATGAAGTGACCCTCAGCCAAGCTTTTGGCGGAGCACGTGGTATCAAGATGATGATTTGGGAAACTTCCCAGCTTGATGCCAACGAAGGTATTCGCTTCCGCGGATATTCCATTCCTCAACTGAAAGAACTATTACCTACGGGCCCAGACAATGAGCCCAAGCCGGAAGGTCTTTTTTGGTTGATGTTGGTAGGAGAAATCCCTACTGCTGAGCAGGTCGATTGGTTGACGGATCAATTGCGTGAGCGAGCACATGTGCCAGCGCACACGTTTACCATGTTGGACAGTCTGCCTGTAGATACCCATCCGATGACCCAGTTTATCCTGGCCATCACCGCCATGCAAACGGACAGCGTATTCGCTCGCCGTTATGGGGAAGGTATATCAAAAGCTGATTACTGGGATCCTGTTTATGAGGATACTTTGAATATGATCGCCCGACTACCACGAGTAGCAGCGTATATTTATCGTCGTTCTTTCCACGATAGCAAACACATCGAACCTGATCCACAGCTTGACTGGGCAGCTAATTATGCCCACATGCTTGGAATTCCTGACAAAGGATTTCAGAGTTTGATGCGTCTTTACCTCACGATTCACGCGGATCACGAAGGAGGTAACGCTTCGGCGCATACGGCTCACCTGGTAGGTTCTACCCTGAGTGATCCTTATTTGTCCTTTGCTGGAGGGATGACTTCTTTGGCGGGCCCACTTCACGGACTAGCCAACCAGGAGGTGATCAAGTGGATCTTCGAAATGCTCGAAGAACTGGGTACACGTACGCCAACCAAAGAGCAGATCGCTGATTACGTAAACAAAACCCTCGCTGAAGGTAAGGTGATTCCTGGTTATGGCCACGCCGTATTGCGTCAGCCCGATCCCCGCTTTATGGCGCAGAAGCGCTATGCGGAAGAAAACCTGGCCGATAGTGATATCGTACAGGTCGTTTGGAAAGTGTTTGATGTGGTGCCTGGTATTCTAGGTGAGCTGGGCAAAGTGAAAAATCCTTGGCCTAATGTGGATGCTCACTCCGGTGCTATCCTGGTACATTACGGACTGACAGAGTACAGCTACTATACGGTACTTTTCGGTGTCTCTCGTGCACTGGGTGTATTGGCAGCTGGTTGTTGGTCACGTGCATTAGGAATGCCACTAGAACGCCCAAAATCACTCACGACAGATTGGGTGAAGGCATTTTTGAAAAAACAAAACGCATAA
- the gcvH gene encoding glycine cleavage system protein GcvH produces the protein MNIPKELRYTEDHEWIRVEGDIAYVGITDFAQKELDELVYVEVETVGETLSAGDEFGTVEAVKTTSELFMPISGEILEFNKQLDDSEGDDPTLINRDPYGEGWIVKIKISDKTELDGLLSAEDYAASLP, from the coding sequence ATGAATATTCCTAAGGAACTCCGTTATACCGAAGACCACGAATGGATTCGGGTAGAAGGTGATATTGCCTACGTAGGCATTACCGATTTTGCACAAAAAGAATTGGACGAATTGGTCTATGTAGAAGTTGAGACAGTAGGAGAGACACTAAGTGCTGGCGATGAATTTGGAACGGTAGAGGCGGTGAAAACAACCTCTGAGTTATTCATGCCCATCAGTGGTGAAATTCTCGAGTTCAACAAGCAGCTTGATGATTCAGAAGGGGATGACCCTACCTTGATCAATCGTGACCCTTACGGGGAAGGTTGGATAGTGAAGATTAAGATCAGTGATAAAACTGAGTTGGATGGACTGCTTTCCGCAGAAGATTATGCAGCGTCTTTGCCTTAG
- a CDS encoding VanZ family protein: MHLARRSSLISFFLTLIWATVIFYLSTMPGPQLPRIDWLMTPDKFGHAGVYGILATGLFFSLKPYFPNTNRVYYWPFILASSYGVAMECIQYGFFPDRYFELWDIVANIIGAFGALLLLKLFYHS; encoded by the coding sequence ATGCATCTTGCACGGCGTAGTTCTTTAATATCTTTTTTTCTTACGCTTATTTGGGCAACGGTCATTTTCTATTTGTCAACCATGCCAGGGCCACAATTACCCCGGATTGATTGGCTAATGACACCAGATAAGTTTGGACATGCAGGTGTCTACGGAATATTGGCTACGGGATTATTTTTTTCCCTAAAGCCTTATTTCCCAAATACCAATCGTGTCTATTATTGGCCATTTATCTTGGCTAGTAGCTACGGAGTAGCAATGGAATGCATTCAATATGGCTTTTTTCCTGATCGCTATTTTGAATTGTGGGACATTGTTGCTAATATTATCGGCGCTTTTGGCGCATTATTGTTATTGAAATTATTTTATCATTCATAA
- a CDS encoding energy transducer TonB translates to MTMLLFAKGGLGLPIFLLDIQAGFDGGFWANSSALLLMLVVLILALVGLGIWMRSYFRQQTEKGLAGNLAESGSPFANRTKYEKVDAFKMSGTFFNLGLVVAIGLSVMAFGWSNLEEKIDIPEGALEMEDDIIMEEPPRTAEPPPPPPPPPPVIEEVPDDTILEDDTQADASTSVDDVVPVKIDKGPPPPPPPPPPPPPPPAVEEIFKVVEQMPRFPGCEDKGSEEEKKACAQTELLKFIYKNIKYPAIARENGVEGTAVVTFVVEKDGTVTDARVVRDIGAQCGDEALRVVQLMNQQGLKWTPGKQRGRAVRVQFNLPVKFKLE, encoded by the coding sequence ATGACTATGCTATTATTTGCAAAGGGTGGTTTGGGATTACCTATTTTTCTGCTTGATATTCAGGCAGGATTCGATGGTGGCTTTTGGGCAAACAGCTCGGCTCTATTGCTGATGCTGGTTGTACTGATCTTAGCCCTTGTCGGTTTGGGAATCTGGATGCGCTCCTATTTCCGTCAGCAGACGGAAAAAGGATTGGCGGGAAATCTGGCAGAGTCAGGCAGCCCTTTCGCAAACCGTACCAAATACGAGAAGGTAGACGCTTTCAAAATGAGCGGAACGTTTTTCAACCTCGGATTAGTGGTAGCTATTGGCCTTTCGGTCATGGCTTTCGGCTGGTCTAACCTGGAAGAAAAAATCGACATTCCGGAAGGTGCCCTCGAAATGGAGGACGACATCATTATGGAAGAGCCTCCCCGTACGGCAGAACCCCCTCCACCGCCCCCTCCACCGCCACCGGTGATTGAAGAAGTACCTGATGATACCATCCTGGAGGATGATACGCAGGCAGATGCAAGTACAAGTGTCGATGACGTTGTACCTGTAAAGATTGACAAGGGGCCTCCACCTCCACCTCCACCGCCACCACCCCCACCACCGCCACCAGCAGTGGAGGAAATCTTCAAAGTGGTAGAGCAGATGCCACGTTTCCCTGGTTGTGAAGACAAGGGCTCTGAAGAAGAGAAAAAAGCGTGTGCTCAAACGGAGTTGCTGAAATTCATCTACAAAAATATCAAGTACCCAGCGATTGCGCGGGAAAATGGTGTAGAGGGAACTGCTGTAGTTACCTTCGTTGTAGAGAAAGACGGTACCGTAACGGATGCTCGCGTAGTACGTGACATCGGTGCTCAGTGTGGTGACGAAGCGCTACGTGTAGTACAGCTGATGAACCAACAAGGTCTTAAATGGACACCGGGTAAGCAGCGCGGTCGCGCAGTGCGGGTGCAGTTCAACCTGCCGGTGAAGTTTAAGCTTGAGTAA
- a CDS encoding tetratricopeptide repeat protein, whose amino-acid sequence MIRYLIVLIVSLMSLTIGSAQNARLAQQYFQNGEYEKAAELYADLYQSNGNNDFFFDRYFDCLLALDNYSEAETVIKRQIRRNDGNVQLYVSYGTLLERLGRYEEGDEQYAVAIANLPADQYSVTRLANAFIRQTKYNLAIQTYEKGAELLRDQRIFSYNLGDLYRRMGESQPMIGAYLNAMDDNPDRISQLKIIFQRYLSEADYQELQTQLYEKIQGGNDNPVLPELLAWVFVQRKDYRNALRQVKALDRRLNENGLRIYELGEVAMEDKDYDAAIQAFDYLVEEKGQASTLYLDAKRQALRARRAKLVEGYAYTQEELAQLEQEYLFFLDEFGRNRATAAIILELSELQAIYMNKLDSSIALLEEMTNFPATDPNVQARGKLALADYYLMKGDIWESTLLYSQVDKAFKEDILGHEARFRNARLAYYNGDFQWAQAQFDVLKASTSKLIANDALDLSVFIMDNLGLDTTTQALQMYADADLLVFRNQFDAAFAKMDSLLIAFPDHSLQDDIMYLKASVFRKKREYQAAAELYEQIVEKFPEDIRADNSLFALAELYEKFLGDKEKAMTLYENLFIDYSDSTFAVEARKRFRALRGDNLN is encoded by the coding sequence ATGATACGATACCTGATAGTGCTGATCGTCAGCTTAATGAGCTTGACCATTGGAAGTGCTCAAAATGCACGCCTCGCGCAGCAGTATTTCCAAAATGGAGAGTACGAAAAAGCAGCAGAACTCTATGCCGATCTGTACCAGAGCAATGGCAATAACGATTTTTTCTTCGATCGGTATTTCGATTGTTTACTGGCCTTAGATAATTATTCCGAGGCAGAGACGGTCATCAAACGTCAAATTCGGCGCAATGATGGCAATGTCCAGCTTTATGTCTCTTACGGAACGCTCCTGGAACGATTGGGGCGTTATGAAGAGGGAGATGAACAATATGCAGTAGCTATCGCGAATTTACCCGCCGACCAGTACTCGGTCACTCGTTTGGCCAATGCTTTTATTCGGCAAACGAAGTACAACCTTGCGATTCAAACTTACGAGAAAGGCGCTGAGCTACTACGAGACCAACGTATCTTCTCCTATAACCTTGGTGACCTTTACCGGAGAATGGGCGAGAGCCAGCCGATGATTGGCGCTTACCTCAACGCCATGGATGACAATCCTGACCGAATCAGCCAGCTCAAGATTATCTTTCAACGTTACCTGTCAGAAGCAGATTACCAGGAATTGCAAACCCAGCTTTACGAAAAAATTCAGGGTGGTAACGACAATCCGGTCTTACCGGAGCTTCTTGCCTGGGTGTTTGTACAGCGTAAAGATTATCGCAATGCCTTACGACAGGTAAAAGCGCTTGATCGTCGTTTGAATGAGAATGGCCTACGGATCTACGAATTGGGAGAGGTGGCCATGGAAGATAAAGATTATGATGCGGCCATTCAGGCTTTTGATTATCTGGTAGAAGAGAAAGGACAAGCTTCTACTTTGTACCTCGACGCCAAACGTCAGGCCTTACGTGCCCGTCGGGCCAAGCTGGTAGAAGGGTATGCCTACACACAGGAAGAGCTTGCCCAGTTGGAGCAAGAATACTTGTTTTTCTTAGATGAATTTGGTCGCAACCGAGCAACCGCTGCAATTATTCTGGAACTGTCGGAATTGCAAGCCATCTATATGAATAAGCTGGATAGTAGTATTGCATTGCTGGAAGAAATGACCAATTTCCCCGCAACAGATCCTAATGTGCAGGCGCGCGGTAAGTTGGCGCTGGCAGATTATTACTTGATGAAAGGAGATATTTGGGAGTCTACCTTGCTGTACTCACAGGTGGATAAAGCGTTCAAGGAAGATATATTGGGCCACGAAGCCCGGTTCCGTAACGCTCGCCTGGCCTATTACAATGGTGATTTTCAGTGGGCCCAAGCACAGTTTGATGTACTGAAAGCATCCACGTCGAAGCTTATCGCCAACGATGCGCTGGACTTATCGGTTTTCATTATGGATAACCTTGGGTTGGATACAACCACTCAAGCTTTGCAAATGTATGCCGATGCTGATTTGTTGGTCTTCCGTAACCAGTTTGATGCAGCTTTCGCTAAAATGGATAGCCTTTTAATCGCTTTTCCTGATCATTCTTTACAGGATGACATCATGTACCTGAAGGCAAGTGTATTCCGTAAAAAGCGGGAATATCAGGCTGCTGCCGAACTCTATGAGCAGATTGTTGAAAAATTCCCGGAAGATATCCGCGCCGATAATTCCCTTTTTGCCTTGGCAGAGTTGTACGAAAAATTCCTGGGAGATAAGGAAAAGGCAATGACGCTGTATGAAAATCTATTCATTGACTACTCCGACAGTACTTTTGCGGTAGAAGCACGGAAGCGATTCCGGGCTTTGCGTGGAGATAATTTAAATTAA